The following DNA comes from Flavisolibacter ginsenosidimutans.
CATTAACGGTGTAAAGGTTTCGCTGCATCCTGCGGGGCACATCATTGGCTCTTCGCAAGTGCGCATTGAGCACAAAGGCGAAGTGTGGGTTTTCAGCGGCGATTACAAAGTGGAGAACGACGGCATCAGCGGCGAGTTTGAACCGGTGAAGTGCCACAACTTTATAACCGAATCAACGTTTGGTTTGCCTATTTACAAATGGAAACCGCAACAGCAGATTTACGACGACATTAAAGCCTGGGTGCGAAAAAACCAGGCAGTTAGAAAGAGTTCTGTGCTGATTGCTTACAGTCTTGGTAAAGCGCAACGACTGTTGCAACCTTTATCTGAATGCACGGATACGATATTGCTTCACGGCGCAGTTTATAACATTCACATGGCACTCGTAAACGCTGGCTGGAAATTGCCAAACGTTGAACGCGTAACGCCGGAAACACCGAAAGAAAAATTGAAAGGCGCCGTGGTGATTGCGCCGGGCAGTGCCGAAGGTTCGCCGTGGATGCGCAAGTTTGCGCCCTACGAAACAGGTGTGTGCAGTGGTTGGATGCAAGTGCGGGGCAACACGCGAAGACGAAATGCCGATGCCGGTTTTGCCTTAAGCGATCATGCCGATTGGCCCGGACTGTTGCAAGCCTGTAAAGCAACCGAAGCACAATGCGTGTATGCGACGCACGGTTTTCAATCAGCGTTCAGCCGATACTTGTCGGAGCAGGGAATTCAAGGGAAGGAAGTGCATACGGAGTACGGGAATGATGAGGAGGAAGGAAGTAAGGAAACGGAGGAACAAACGGCAATAACCGAGGATTAATCGTACTGATGTTTGGTTCAAAACAATGCATCAATGGATAATGACAATTTACATAGTGGAACAGAAGTAGTCAACCAAGTTGACGGTATGGCCTTGTTCGCCGATCTGGTGACGAACATCGGCCGCAGCACAAAGACCAATGCAAAGATGGATGCGTTGGTGAATTATTTTTCTTCACACGCCGATGAAAAGGACAAGGTTTGGGTGATTGCATTGTTCACGGGCCGCAGACCGAAACGCGTTGTCAATTCAACGCAGCTTGCTTCGTACGCGATTGAACTTGCCGGTCTGCCTTTTTGGTTGTTCGAAGAAAGCTATCATACCGTTGGCGATCTCGCGGAAACCATTGCCTTGCTCTTGCCCGAAAGCGATGTGCGCCAACAAAGCGCCGAGCCCTTGCATTATTACATCGAGCAATTAAAAACACTGGAAAAACAAAACGAAGAAGCCCGTAAGTTTTTTATTCTTGAGTCGTGGCAGGCCATGAACAGGTCGGAACAATTTGTTTTTAATAAAATTATTACGGGTGGTTTTCGCATCGGCGTGTCGCAGGCATTGATGGTGAATGCACTTGCAAAAGCATTAAATGTCGATGCCGATAAAGTTGCGCACCGCATCAGCGGGCAATGGGACCCGTCAACGATAACGTTCGAAGAACTGTTGGGCGAAGAAGGCGTGAACACCGACATTTCAAAACCCTATCCTTTTTATTTGGCTTATGCGATTGAAGAAGATTTGTCAACGCTCGGTGAGCCAAGTGAATGGCAGGTCGAGTGGAAGTGGGACGGCATTCGCGGACAGATTATCAAACGCGAAGGTGAATTGTTTGTGTGGAGCCGCGGCGAAGGTTTGATGACCGATAAATTCCCGGAGTATCATTCGTTGTTGAATGTGTTGCCTGATGGTTTGGTTCTCGACGGCGAAATTATTCCGGCCGTTGACGGGAAGCCTTTGCCTTTTGCTTTGTTGCAAACACGCATTGGAAGAAAGAACGTAACAAAAAAACAATTGCAAGAATCGCCCATTTGTTTTTTTGCTTATGATTTGTTGGAATACGAAGGCGTTGACTGGCGCGACAAACCTTTGATTGAACGAAGAGCAAAACTGGAAGAGATCATCAAAAGCATTCATCACCCATCGCTTTTGCTTTCCGATGTTGTTCAATTTTCATCGTGGGAAGAATTGGCGGAACTACGAAACGAATCACGCAACAACGGCGCGGAAGGCTTTATGCTCAAACGCAAAAGCTCTATTTATGGCACAGGACGAAGACGCGGCGATTGGTGGAAATGGAAGATTGATCCGCTTGTTATTGATGCGGTGATGATTTATGCGCAAAAAGGAGCGGGGCGAAGAAGCAATCTTTACACAGATTATACGTTTGCCGTTCGCGATGGTGAAAAACTCATTCCGTTTACAAAAGCGTATTCGGGTTTAACCGATAAAGAATTTGCGCAAGTAGATGCTTTTGTAAAACGAAATTCGCTTGAAAAATTTGGACCCGTACGAACGGTGAAACCAGAACTTGTTTTCGAGATTGCCTTTGAAGGCATTGCGGCCAGCAGTCGTCACAAAAGCGGCGTGGCGCTTCGTTTCCCGCGCATGAGCCGCTGGCGGCACGATAAAAAAGTAGAGGAGATTAATACGCTGGAGGATCTTAAAAAAATGCTGGAAGTTTATGGCAAGTAAGCTTGCGCCGCCAAGTATCTTTATGCAAATGCTGGTTCTATGAAGAAGACCATTCTTCTTTTTTTTATAGTTGCTTTAGTAGCTTTTTCTTCGTTCATTATTCACAATGCTGACGACGATCCCGTACCCATTCCGCCGTCGCCGCAACGCACGGGTGGCGATGCACAAAAGGGCTACGACTACCTTATCAACGGCGATTACATCCGCAGCGGAGTGCCGTATAACCTGTACCTGCTTGGCTTTGGTTCCGATAGTAATAATTATCTGGGCCGCACCGGCATCAACACAAAAATATCCCATGCTTTTACGGCTGTAAAAGCGGCCAACGGACAAACCGTTGTTGCGCCCAATTGCCTGCAATGCCACGCACAGGTTTTTAAAGGTAAGTTGATCGTTGGCCTGGGTAATTCGCTGGCCGATTTCACCAAAAGCAAAACGCTTGACGCCAACAACATGATGCTGTTGGAAAAGATGCTGAAGCTGCAATCACCCAAAGGTTACGAAGCCGCTTACGAATTCATTCGTGCCAGCAAAGCCATTACGGCGCAGTTATATTCACCCGTTAAAGGCGTGAACGTAGCCGACCGCTTAGCAGCTTTGTTGGTAGCCCACCGTAACCCTTCTTCTTTTGTCTGGAGTGACGAAGCGCAACTTGACATTCCGAGCCAACTGATCCCGAGCGATACACCCCCTTGGTGGTTGCTCAAAAAGAAGAATGCCATGTTCTATAACGGTTTTGGCCGGGGTGACTTCGGCCGCTTTCTTATGGCGTCTAATCTCCTTACAGTAAAGGACACGTCCGAGTCTGCGCTTGTGGACGCACACATGCCTGATGTGCTTGCCTACATCTACTCACTTACGCCGCCGAAGTACCCAAACCCGGTTAACAAAAGCCTGGCTGCCGAAGGAAAAGTTTTGTTTGAAAAAACTTGTTCCGGTTGTCACGGCACCTATGGCGAGAAAGCGTCTTACCCGAATTACCTCATCCCGGCTTCCATTATTCAAACCGATTCGATGTTGTACAAGGCTAACTATTCTTCGCCGCAGTTTGTGAATTGGTTTAATAAAAGTTGGTTCACACAGGGCGACCATCCTGCCCATCTTGAACCGTTTGAAGGATATATTGCTCCGCCGCTCGACGGCATCTGGGTTACTGCACCGTATCTGCACAACGGCTCAGTACCCACGTTAGAAGCTTTGTTAAACAGTAGACACCGGCCCGTGTATTGGTCAAGAAATTTCGACATGCCTCAGTACGATTATGTCAACGTAGGCTGGAAGTACACAGCAGAAACAAAAAACGGTTTAACAACGACGTATGATACAACCCTGCCAGGTTTAGGCAAAGGCGGTCATACCTTTGGCGACGCATTAAGCGATAAAGAGCGCACAGCAGTAATCGAATACCTGAAAACTTTGTAAACAGCGGCGGCTGCCTAACAAAGCGCTACGCCGGCTTCTTATGCAGCAAGCAGGTCAGCCTCGCTCTGGCAATGTGCCTGTATAAGGGTTTTGTTTAAAAAAACAAGAATTGTTGAACGTGGCGGGCATTGTCCTTATCTTTATTTTCTGAAGTTTACGGGCTTCTCCTTAACCATGAATATAGATTCAAATTCGTTCCTGCAGGACGTTTCTGAAGGCATTTTAGCGCTTGATGCCGATGGGTACATTTCCTACGCCAATCCCGCCGTTACTTTAATTACGGGCTATTCGCCGACAGAACTGCAAAACAAACACCTGAGCATATTGTACAACGGTCCCGATGACAGCATCAAGGCCGAATACGAACTCGCACTTGCTTTAAAAAAAGGCAAGTTTGTTTCGGAAGGCTGGCGCACAACAAAAGAGGGAAAGCAATTCTGGGGCGAGATGACGCTGGCTCCTCTGTACGGCCATCAAGAAGAATCAAACGGATTCAGTTGTGTTGTGCGAGACGTGACCGAAAAAAAGAAAGAAGAAATTGAAGTACGACAGAATGCGGACCGCATTCGCCTGATGGTAGAAGCCGTACGCGATTATGCTATTTTCCTGCTCGACACGACGGGGCACATCATTACTTGGAACGAAGGCGCCCGCCGGATCAAAGGCTATTCAGCAAACGAAATCATCGGCAAGCATTTCTCCACCTTTTATACAGCCGAAGATTTAGAGGACAAAAAACCCGAACGGGAATTACGCATAGCCACAGCCACAGGCAAGTATGAAGAGGAGGGCTGGCGGGTACGAAAAAACGGGTCGGTCTTTTGGGCCAACGTGGTCATCACAGCGCTGTTTAACGAGCAAAACAAGCTCGTTGGTTTTTCGAAAGTTACCCGTGACCTGTCGGAAAGAAAAGGAATTGAAGAAAACCTGCGGGCAAACGAGGAACGCTATCGTTCGCTGGTGGAGCAGGTAAGGGATTACGGCATTTTCATGCTCGACGAAAGTGGGCGAATCATTAGTTGGAACGAAGGCGCCAAAAGAATTGAAGGGTACGAGGCGGATGAAATTATCGGTAAATATTTTTCCATCTTCTATCCCGAAGACGACGTATTGAACGGCAAGCCTTCGTACGAATTAAAAATAGCCCGCAGCGAGGGAAAATACGAAGAAGAAGGCTGGCGGGTGCACAAGAACGGAAGCCAGTTCTGGGCAAATGTTGTCATTACGCCCATTTACAATACAGCCGGCATTTTAATCGGGTTTTCAAAAGTAACAAGAGACCTCACCGAGCGGCAGGAGGCCGAAAGAGCCTTGCGTGAAAGCTACGAACGTTACCGCGTGCTGGCAGAAGAATTGCGGGCCACCAACCACGAGTTAAGTTATGCCAACGAAGAACTGGAACAGTTCACGTCCATCGTTTCGCACGATTTGCAGGAACCTATCCGCACCGTTAAAAGTTTTCTGCAGCTCATTCACATGAAGCTTAATGCGCAACAGGCCGAAGACCTGAAAACCTACATTGACAAAGCCATTCATGCAGCCGACCGGATGCGGGAGCTGATTCGAAATCTTCTTCATTATTCGCAACTCAGCAAGGGCGAAATGATAGAGGAAAGAGTCGGTGTGAAAGAATTGGTGAACGCAGCGGTGCAAAACCTGAAAACCTCGATCGAAAGGGCAAACGCGGTTATTACGTTAGAGAGCAAGATTGAAGCCGTGGAGGGTGACCGTGTGCAACTGGTGCAGCTTGTGCAAAACCTTATAAGCAACGCAATGAAGTTTACCACCGCCGACCAACCGCAAATACAAATTTCTTGTTACGAGGAGAAGGGCTACGTAAAGTTTGCCGTAAGCGACAACGGCATTGGCATTGCTGAAACAGACAAGAACAAGGTCTTTGAAATTTTCAGACGGCTTCACACAAAAAAAGACTATCCCGGCACCGGCATCGGGTTGGCCATTTGCAAAAAAATTGTTGACCGCCACCGCGGTAAAATATGGCCGGAATCAAACCCCGGCAAGGGCACTACGTTTTATTTTACCCTGAACGAAGAAAAAGAGAAGGAACCCGCTTGATGAAAACCTACCGGATTATTATTGTTGAAAACGACGAGGACGAACAATTCTTCATGAAAGAAGGTTTTGACGCGGCCGGCGGCTTTCAGATTGTTGCCCAACTAAAAAGCGGTGACGATTTGTTTGAATGGTTGAACGAGCACAAAGACAATTTACCCGACGTGATTTTGTCCGATTTGAACATGCCCGGCAAAAATGGTTACGACATCATCGAGGAACAAAAAAAAACCGGCTGGTGGTCCAAGGTTCCCGTCATCATCACTTCTACGTCGTCAACAAAATCCATTATGGACCGTTGCCTTGCACAGGGCGCTGCCGCTTACATTGTAAAGCCTGACACCTTTGTAGAATACGTGCCGTATGTTCGAAACCTGTACAAACAAATGGAAGAAGAAAAAAATTAGCCGGTTCATGTTTGTCTTTTCATTTGCCCAGTGCTTGCCTGAGTTCTCTGCCTGACCTTTCCAGCCTTAGTTTTACAATTCATGATCAAGCTGGAAAAAACGGACGGTTTTCGCATTGTAAAAGACTGGCTGGCAGCAAAAGAATTCAAACCCTTTGCTTACCAGCAGGAAGCCTGGCAACGCATTATTAATGCTGAAAGCGGGCTGGTAAACGCACCTACCGGCACGGGTAAAACCTTCTCTGTTTTTTTAGGCGCCGTCATTCGTTTCATCAACGACAATCCCGCAACTTTTCAAAGCAAAGCAAAGAACGGATTGCAACTCATTTGGGTTACGCCGCTGCGTGCATTAGCCAAAGACATCGGTCGGGCAATGGAAGAAGTCATTAACGAACTGGGCCTCCAATGGAAAGTCGGCATCCGCAACGGCGATACCTCTACCGCTGAACGTGCAAAGCAAAA
Coding sequences within:
- a CDS encoding ligase-associated DNA damage response exonuclease is translated as MPLIEFTDKGLYCPQGGFYIDPWRGVDKAVITHAHSDHARWGSKHYLCHHLTKPLLQTRLGPNDYQSIEWNEPIDINGVKVSLHPAGHIIGSSQVRIEHKGEVWVFSGDYKVENDGISGEFEPVKCHNFITESTFGLPIYKWKPQQQIYDDIKAWVRKNQAVRKSSVLIAYSLGKAQRLLQPLSECTDTILLHGAVYNIHMALVNAGWKLPNVERVTPETPKEKLKGAVVIAPGSAEGSPWMRKFAPYETGVCSGWMQVRGNTRRRNADAGFALSDHADWPGLLQACKATEAQCVYATHGFQSAFSRYLSEQGIQGKEVHTEYGNDEEEGSKETEEQTAITED
- a CDS encoding ATP-dependent DNA ligase produces the protein MDNDNLHSGTEVVNQVDGMALFADLVTNIGRSTKTNAKMDALVNYFSSHADEKDKVWVIALFTGRRPKRVVNSTQLASYAIELAGLPFWLFEESYHTVGDLAETIALLLPESDVRQQSAEPLHYYIEQLKTLEKQNEEARKFFILESWQAMNRSEQFVFNKIITGGFRIGVSQALMVNALAKALNVDADKVAHRISGQWDPSTITFEELLGEEGVNTDISKPYPFYLAYAIEEDLSTLGEPSEWQVEWKWDGIRGQIIKREGELFVWSRGEGLMTDKFPEYHSLLNVLPDGLVLDGEIIPAVDGKPLPFALLQTRIGRKNVTKKQLQESPICFFAYDLLEYEGVDWRDKPLIERRAKLEEIIKSIHHPSLLLSDVVQFSSWEELAELRNESRNNGAEGFMLKRKSSIYGTGRRRGDWWKWKIDPLVIDAVMIYAQKGAGRRSNLYTDYTFAVRDGEKLIPFTKAYSGLTDKEFAQVDAFVKRNSLEKFGPVRTVKPELVFEIAFEGIAASSRHKSGVALRFPRMSRWRHDKKVEEINTLEDLKKMLEVYGK
- a CDS encoding c-type cytochrome; translated protein: MKKTILLFFIVALVAFSSFIIHNADDDPVPIPPSPQRTGGDAQKGYDYLINGDYIRSGVPYNLYLLGFGSDSNNYLGRTGINTKISHAFTAVKAANGQTVVAPNCLQCHAQVFKGKLIVGLGNSLADFTKSKTLDANNMMLLEKMLKLQSPKGYEAAYEFIRASKAITAQLYSPVKGVNVADRLAALLVAHRNPSSFVWSDEAQLDIPSQLIPSDTPPWWLLKKKNAMFYNGFGRGDFGRFLMASNLLTVKDTSESALVDAHMPDVLAYIYSLTPPKYPNPVNKSLAAEGKVLFEKTCSGCHGTYGEKASYPNYLIPASIIQTDSMLYKANYSSPQFVNWFNKSWFTQGDHPAHLEPFEGYIAPPLDGIWVTAPYLHNGSVPTLEALLNSRHRPVYWSRNFDMPQYDYVNVGWKYTAETKNGLTTTYDTTLPGLGKGGHTFGDALSDKERTAVIEYLKTL
- a CDS encoding PAS domain S-box protein, whose protein sequence is MNIDSNSFLQDVSEGILALDADGYISYANPAVTLITGYSPTELQNKHLSILYNGPDDSIKAEYELALALKKGKFVSEGWRTTKEGKQFWGEMTLAPLYGHQEESNGFSCVVRDVTEKKKEEIEVRQNADRIRLMVEAVRDYAIFLLDTTGHIITWNEGARRIKGYSANEIIGKHFSTFYTAEDLEDKKPERELRIATATGKYEEEGWRVRKNGSVFWANVVITALFNEQNKLVGFSKVTRDLSERKGIEENLRANEERYRSLVEQVRDYGIFMLDESGRIISWNEGAKRIEGYEADEIIGKYFSIFYPEDDVLNGKPSYELKIARSEGKYEEEGWRVHKNGSQFWANVVITPIYNTAGILIGFSKVTRDLTERQEAERALRESYERYRVLAEELRATNHELSYANEELEQFTSIVSHDLQEPIRTVKSFLQLIHMKLNAQQAEDLKTYIDKAIHAADRMRELIRNLLHYSQLSKGEMIEERVGVKELVNAAVQNLKTSIERANAVITLESKIEAVEGDRVQLVQLVQNLISNAMKFTTADQPQIQISCYEEKGYVKFAVSDNGIGIAETDKNKVFEIFRRLHTKKDYPGTGIGLAICKKIVDRHRGKIWPESNPGKGTTFYFTLNEEKEKEPA
- a CDS encoding response regulator — protein: MKTYRIIIVENDEDEQFFMKEGFDAAGGFQIVAQLKSGDDLFEWLNEHKDNLPDVILSDLNMPGKNGYDIIEEQKKTGWWSKVPVIITSTSSTKSIMDRCLAQGAAAYIVKPDTFVEYVPYVRNLYKQMEEEKN